One segment of Nostoc flagelliforme CCNUN1 DNA contains the following:
- a CDS encoding thermonuclease family protein: MERLTKPVRFWLCATILILSLIGCDRFIGTSGEPVERVSDGDTLVVKDTNGKNLTVRFACVDAPEIAHTNKEKQSKRISDRNQFTWGVKAQERVQELVQQGGDRVTLNITDSDRYGRKIAEVRLKNGTFVQQVLLQEGLAKVYRPYLNKCPSKDLVQQAESKAKEQRLGIWSDTKFVNPWEYRSLYKKK; this comes from the coding sequence ATGGAGAGATTAACTAAACCAGTGCGATTTTGGCTTTGTGCAACTATCCTAATTTTAAGTTTGATTGGCTGCGATCGCTTTATCGGTACTTCTGGAGAACCAGTTGAGCGAGTGAGTGATGGCGATACTTTAGTCGTGAAAGATACCAATGGCAAAAATCTTACTGTGCGTTTTGCTTGTGTAGATGCGCCAGAAATAGCTCATACTAACAAAGAAAAGCAGAGTAAACGCATTAGCGATCGCAATCAATTTACTTGGGGTGTGAAAGCCCAAGAACGGGTGCAAGAACTGGTGCAACAAGGAGGCGATCGCGTGACTTTGAATATCACCGATAGCGATCGCTATGGACGTAAAATTGCCGAAGTTCGTTTAAAAAATGGTACTTTTGTGCAACAGGTATTGTTGCAAGAAGGATTAGCAAAAGTGTATCGTCCCTATTTAAATAAGTGTCCTAGCAAAGACTTAGTTCAACAAGCCGAATCTAAAGCCAAGGAACAACGGCTTGGCATTTGGAGTGATACTAAATTTGTGAATCCTTGGGAATATCGCAGCCTATATAAAAAAAAGTAA
- a CDS encoding rubrerythrin family protein: MNFLTHVLHLAGSGAFAYYSAAQIRDSKTRPNILAGFQLAESGSVPFLSALSDRAAAEGDTWLAEKLAKHASDETRHGKIFAHALQQLNKQVIDFKAQPQTTSTKKSQQRSPFFAAFFEGYTQEQLKPAVIDWDVFMASTYILELDASKDFARMAKALPDNESTARNLKLGMLSIAQDETGHAAYLYEAMMRRMSATEVQKLVDMWRTRKVNALLAMVGGILQRNSETRSLVQDSAPSEIDSELVAT, encoded by the coding sequence ATGAACTTCTTGACTCACGTTCTGCATTTAGCTGGTTCAGGTGCTTTTGCCTATTACTCTGCTGCTCAAATTCGTGATTCTAAAACCCGCCCTAACATCCTTGCGGGGTTTCAGTTGGCCGAATCTGGTTCTGTGCCGTTTTTATCTGCACTTAGCGATCGGGCTGCTGCTGAAGGCGATACATGGCTAGCCGAAAAACTAGCAAAACATGCATCAGATGAAACTAGGCATGGTAAAATTTTTGCCCACGCCTTACAACAGTTGAATAAACAAGTTATAGATTTCAAGGCTCAACCCCAAACTACATCTACAAAAAAATCACAACAGCGTAGTCCCTTTTTCGCAGCATTCTTTGAAGGTTACACCCAAGAACAGCTAAAACCAGCTGTCATTGACTGGGATGTATTTATGGCTAGCACATACATTCTTGAGTTAGATGCTAGTAAAGACTTTGCGCGAATGGCGAAAGCATTACCTGATAACGAGTCAACCGCTCGTAACTTGAAGTTAGGAATGTTAAGTATTGCCCAAGATGAAACTGGACATGCTGCTTATCTCTACGAAGCAATGATGCGACGGATGTCTGCGACTGAAGTGCAAAAACTCGTAGATATGTGGCGAACCCGCAAGGTAAACGCCTTGTTGGCAATGGTTGGCGGTATTCTCCAGCGTAATAGTGAAACGCGATCGCTAGTCCAGGATAGTGCGCCCTCGGAAATCGATTCTGAGTTGGTAGCTACGTAA
- a CDS encoding vWA domain-containing protein encodes MLENRDYTLIIDKSGSMATKDQKGGRTRWVAAQESTLALASKCEQFDPDGITIYVFSGKFKRYENVTSGKVAQIFQENDPSGTTDLAGVLKHATDDYLQRKAAGQTKPSGETILVVTDGEPDDRKAVMKVIIEASRRIDRDEELAISFIQVGTDPQATRFLKVLDDELQSAGAKFDICDTITMEDMEDLSLSEVLLNAIND; translated from the coding sequence ATGCTAGAAAATCGTGATTATACCTTGATTATCGATAAAAGCGGCAGCATGGCAACCAAAGATCAAAAGGGTGGTAGAACTAGATGGGTTGCAGCACAGGAATCTACTTTAGCTTTAGCTAGTAAGTGTGAGCAATTTGACCCAGACGGCATTACTATTTATGTATTTTCTGGTAAATTTAAGCGATACGAAAATGTGACATCCGGCAAGGTAGCGCAAATTTTCCAAGAAAATGACCCCTCTGGTACAACTGACTTGGCAGGTGTGTTAAAACATGCAACTGATGATTACCTTCAACGCAAAGCAGCCGGTCAAACCAAGCCAAGTGGTGAAACAATTTTAGTGGTTACGGATGGTGAACCGGACGATCGCAAAGCAGTAATGAAGGTAATTATTGAAGCTTCTCGCCGCATCGATCGAGATGAAGAATTAGCTATTTCTTTTATTCAAGTCGGTACAGATCCACAAGCTACTCGCTTTCTGAAAGTCTTAGACGATGAACTGCAAAGTGCTGGTGCTAAGTTTGATATCTGTGACACCATTACTATGGAAGATATGGAAGATTTGAGTCTATCGGAAGTGCTGCTCAATGCCATTAATGACTAA
- a CDS encoding vWA domain-containing protein: MMSDRDYTLIIDKSGSMSTPDQVGGRSRWDIAQESTLALARKAEQFDPDGITVYLFSGRFKRYDDVTSAKVAQIFLENDPSGTTNLAAVLQDALNNYFQRKAAGKSKPNGETILVITDGEPDDRKAVFEAIIHATRQMERDEELGISIIQVGSDAQATKFLKALDDQLQSVGAKFDICDTVTLDDLEDMSLVDVLTNAITD, translated from the coding sequence ATGATGAGCGATCGCGATTACACATTAATCATTGACAAAAGCGGTAGTATGTCCACACCCGATCAAGTGGGTGGTAGAAGTAGATGGGACATAGCCCAAGAGTCTACTCTAGCTTTGGCAAGAAAGGCCGAACAGTTTGACCCCGATGGCATTACGGTGTACTTGTTTTCCGGTAGATTTAAACGCTACGATGATGTCACTTCAGCCAAAGTCGCACAAATATTTCTCGAAAATGACCCTTCTGGAACGACAAACTTAGCAGCTGTACTTCAGGATGCACTCAATAACTACTTTCAACGCAAAGCTGCCGGTAAAAGCAAGCCAAATGGAGAGACAATTTTAGTCATCACCGATGGTGAACCAGATGATCGCAAAGCTGTATTTGAAGCAATCATTCATGCGACTCGCCAGATGGAACGTGATGAAGAATTAGGAATTTCGATCATTCAAGTGGGTTCAGATGCCCAAGCAACTAAGTTCCTCAAAGCTTTGGATGACCAGTTGCAAAGTGTCGGCGCTAAATTTGATATTTGTGACACGGTTACTTTAGACGACTTAGAAGATATGAGCCTTGTAGATGTATTGACAAATGCAATAACTGACTAA
- a CDS encoding PAS domain S-box protein, whose protein sequence is MNHPRSFNDPAQKQNTQQQNFSPAFLHQMINGISDPIFVKDRQHRWILLNDTYCDFVGHSREELIGKSDYDFFPQAEADVFQKKDELVFTANITNESQDLFIDAQGITHLISTKKSCFEDETGNKFLVGSIRDIILQNEVAKVPSIAGRVTDITGLMENCEALRETLEELQVVEEELRQQNEELAIARETAELECQRYQDLFDLAPDAYLVTDIAGVIKEVNYVAAALLFVGQNYLVGKPFILFIAEPDRQTFMNKLANLQQQVQDWEVYLQPREGTAFPARIRMVAMYDSQGQRVGWRWLLCDISEQLAALRDVHDELHLRQQAEKDLHRINAVLQAQQEASIDGILIVDENLTVTSFNQKFSQLWQIPAALIQAGSDRQLVGWVLDKLINPDEFLAKVEYLYQHPEESSRDEIFLKSGEIFERYSAPVRKQEGACDEISPLGDYYGRIWYYRDITEYKQAEAELKASKQRLALLIEQTPLAIIEWNTNFEIQTWNRAAERIFRYTTEEMLGNHFESIIPENARKRVNEIITPLLTQSGGSFSVNENATKDGRTMVCEWYNNSLVAPNGQVIGVASMVLDITERKRAEEEQQKLVALVENSSDFIGIASMEGQVIYVNPAGLKMVGLSSLEAAKTKSMNDFHSPEAFAELIQHILPLMFQHGFWQGELRHRHFQTGIEIPTDCNLFMVKHPETGEPFCQVAVARDITEAKQAKEALLKSEAQLRQQAEELKVALRELQNTQTHLIQSEKMSSLGQLVAGVAHEINNPVNFIYGNLTPAKEYTQDLLSLLQLYQSHYPEPVLEIQDFAELIELEFLKSDLPQIINSMKVGADRIREIVLSLRTFSRLDEAEMKAVNIHEGIDSTLMILQNRLKGNDQRPTIEIIKEYSKLPLVECYAGQLNQVFMNLLSNAIDALEEGVRSGDEGAGGVGGAGEEELVIIDQCPMPNAPCPMPNAQFPISTIRICTQLQEPNQVIISIADNGLGIPENVKKQLFDPFFTTKPIGKGTGMGLAISYQIITERHGGSLECISQPGQGAKFVIKIPLIQDTST, encoded by the coding sequence ATGAACCATCCTAGATCCTTTAATGACCCCGCGCAAAAACAAAACACGCAGCAGCAAAACTTCTCACCGGCATTTCTGCATCAGATGATCAATGGCATATCTGACCCGATTTTTGTCAAAGACCGTCAACATCGCTGGATATTACTTAACGATACCTACTGTGATTTCGTCGGTCATAGCCGAGAAGAATTAATTGGTAAGTCTGACTATGATTTTTTTCCTCAAGCAGAAGCTGATGTGTTCCAGAAAAAAGATGAACTGGTTTTCACCGCAAATATTACTAATGAGAGCCAGGATCTTTTTATCGATGCTCAGGGTATAACCCATCTCATCTCTACAAAAAAGTCTTGCTTTGAGGATGAGACTGGTAATAAATTTCTGGTGGGTAGTATTCGAGACATCATTTTACAGAATGAAGTCGCTAAAGTTCCGAGTATAGCTGGCAGAGTTACTGATATTACTGGGCTTATGGAAAACTGTGAGGCACTTCGGGAAACCCTAGAAGAACTCCAGGTAGTTGAAGAAGAACTGCGCCAACAAAATGAAGAATTAGCGATCGCTCGTGAAACTGCGGAATTAGAATGTCAGCGTTATCAGGATTTGTTTGACCTTGCCCCAGATGCTTACTTAGTGACCGATATAGCCGGCGTCATCAAAGAAGTTAACTATGTAGCCGCAGCCTTACTATTTGTGGGACAAAATTATCTCGTAGGTAAACCATTCATCCTGTTTATTGCTGAACCAGACCGCCAAACCTTCATGAACAAACTGGCAAATTTGCAGCAGCAGGTGCAGGATTGGGAAGTCTACCTACAGCCACGAGAAGGTACAGCTTTTCCGGCTCGAATCAGGATGGTTGCTATGTATGATTCACAGGGTCAGAGAGTCGGCTGGCGTTGGTTGCTTTGTGATATCAGCGAACAGCTAGCTGCATTGCGCGATGTCCACGACGAGCTTCACTTACGCCAGCAAGCAGAGAAAGACTTACACCGCATTAATGCTGTACTGCAAGCTCAACAAGAAGCTTCCATCGATGGAATTCTAATTGTTGATGAAAATCTTACAGTTACATCATTTAATCAGAAATTCTCTCAGCTGTGGCAAATCCCTGCGGCACTGATTCAAGCAGGGAGCGATCGCCAACTCGTGGGATGGGTACTAGACAAACTAATAAATCCAGACGAATTTCTGGCTAAGGTGGAATATCTTTACCAGCATCCAGAGGAAAGCAGCCGTGATGAAATTTTCCTCAAGTCTGGAGAGATTTTTGAGCGCTATTCTGCACCCGTGCGTAAACAGGAAGGGGCTTGTGATGAGATATCACCTTTAGGAGACTATTATGGTAGGATTTGGTATTACCGCGACATTACCGAATACAAGCAAGCAGAGGCAGAACTTAAGGCTTCAAAGCAAAGACTGGCGTTGCTGATTGAACAAACACCTTTAGCCATTATTGAATGGAATACCAACTTTGAGATTCAGACATGGAATCGCGCAGCAGAAAGAATCTTTAGGTACACCACAGAGGAAATGCTGGGGAATCACTTTGAGAGCATAATACCTGAAAACGCTAGAAAGCGGGTAAATGAGATTATCACTCCTCTGTTAACACAAAGTGGAGGAAGTTTTAGTGTCAATGAGAACGCTACTAAAGATGGCAGAACGATGGTCTGTGAGTGGTATAACAACTCGTTAGTGGCTCCTAATGGACAGGTAATTGGCGTTGCCTCAATGGTGTTAGATATCACAGAACGCAAACGAGCAGAAGAGGAACAGCAAAAATTGGTAGCCTTGGTTGAAAACAGCAGCGACTTTATTGGCATTGCTTCAATGGAAGGGCAAGTTATCTATGTGAACCCTGCCGGACTCAAGATGGTGGGACTTAGTAGCCTGGAAGCAGCCAAAACCAAGTCTATGAATGATTTTCATTCACCAGAAGCTTTTGCAGAGTTGATACAGCACATTCTTCCTTTGATGTTTCAACATGGTTTCTGGCAAGGTGAGCTTCGCCATAGACATTTTCAAACGGGTATAGAAATTCCTACTGATTGCAACCTGTTTATGGTTAAACATCCTGAAACAGGAGAGCCTTTCTGTCAGGTAGCTGTTGCTAGGGACATTACAGAAGCTAAACAAGCCAAAGAAGCCCTGCTAAAGTCGGAAGCGCAACTAAGGCAACAAGCCGAAGAACTTAAAGTTGCACTCCGCGAACTTCAAAACACCCAAACTCACTTAATTCAAAGTGAAAAGATGTCCAGCTTGGGTCAGCTAGTTGCAGGAGTGGCACACGAAATCAACAACCCGGTCAATTTTATCTATGGCAACCTCACTCCTGCCAAAGAATACACCCAAGATTTACTTTCACTTTTGCAACTTTACCAAAGTCATTATCCTGAACCTGTGCTAGAGATCCAGGATTTTGCAGAACTAATCGAACTGGAATTTTTGAAGTCAGATTTGCCACAAATAATTAACTCAATGAAAGTTGGGGCAGACCGCATTCGAGAGATTGTGCTTTCCTTGAGAACTTTTTCGCGCTTGGATGAAGCCGAAATGAAAGCTGTTAATATTCATGAGGGAATCGACAGTACTCTGATGATTTTGCAAAACCGCCTCAAGGGTAATGACCAACGCCCGACAATTGAAATAATTAAAGAATACAGCAAACTACCACTGGTTGAATGTTACGCTGGGCAGTTAAATCAAGTATTCATGAATCTTTTGTCAAATGCGATCGATGCTTTAGAAGAGGGAGTGAGGAGTGGGGATGAGGGAGCAGGGGGAGTAGGGGGAGCAGGGGAAGAAGAACTAGTGATTATTGACCAATGCCCCATGCCCAATGCCCCATGCCCAATGCCCAATGCCCAATTCCCAATTTCGACAATTCGCATTTGTACCCAACTACAGGAGCCTAATCAGGTAATAATTAGCATTGCTGACAACGGATTGGGAATACCAGAAAATGTTAAAAAACAACTATTTGACCCCTTCTTTACCACCAAGCCTATTGGCAAAGGTACGGGTATGGGACTTGCCATCAGCTACCAGATCATTACAGAAAGACATGGCGGTTCCTTAGAATGTATTTCGCAGCCAGGACAAGGGGCTAAGTTTGTGATTAAGATTCCCCTGATCCAGGATACGTCAACATAA
- the obgE gene encoding GTPase ObgE: MQFIDQAKIEVEAGKGGDGIVAFRREKYVPTGGPSGGNGGRGGSVFFVADENLQTLLDFRYNHRFQAEKGTRGGPNNCTGAGGKDLIIEVPCGTTIYDAETGELLGDLTEPKQTLLIAQGGKGGLGNQHFLSNRNRAPEYALPGLPGEIKQLRLELKLLAEVGIIGLPNAGKSTLISSLSAARPKIADYPFTTLIPNLGVVRKPTGDGTVFADIPGLIEGAAHGAGLGHDFLRHIERTRVLLHLIDATSDDVVRDYNTIKEELKAYGRGLAERPQVLALNKIDAVDRETVDLEALATQLNHLSYAPVFVISAVTRTGLEPMLQEIWGILDQMKVPQEVEVFS, encoded by the coding sequence ATGCAATTTATCGACCAAGCAAAAATTGAAGTTGAAGCTGGTAAGGGCGGCGATGGTATTGTCGCCTTCCGGCGGGAGAAATACGTGCCGACTGGTGGCCCCTCTGGTGGTAATGGGGGAAGAGGCGGTTCGGTATTTTTCGTTGCCGACGAAAACCTGCAAACCTTGCTGGACTTCAGATACAACCATCGCTTTCAGGCAGAAAAAGGCACTCGTGGTGGGCCAAATAACTGTACTGGAGCAGGAGGAAAAGATTTAATCATCGAAGTTCCCTGTGGTACAACCATTTATGATGCTGAAACTGGCGAATTGCTAGGCGATTTAACTGAGCCTAAGCAGACTTTGCTGATTGCCCAAGGTGGTAAAGGTGGACTGGGAAATCAGCATTTCTTGAGTAACCGTAACCGCGCCCCAGAATACGCTCTCCCAGGATTACCAGGGGAAATAAAGCAGCTGCGCCTAGAGTTGAAGCTTTTGGCAGAAGTGGGGATTATTGGCTTACCAAATGCTGGTAAATCCACTCTAATTTCATCTTTATCAGCAGCACGTCCAAAAATCGCAGACTACCCTTTCACTACCCTCATCCCAAATTTGGGTGTAGTGCGAAAACCTACTGGCGATGGTACTGTTTTCGCCGACATTCCCGGATTAATTGAGGGAGCGGCTCACGGTGCAGGACTAGGACACGATTTCTTGCGACATATTGAGCGCACGCGAGTGCTACTTCACTTGATTGATGCCACTAGTGATGATGTGGTTAGAGACTACAACACAATTAAAGAAGAATTAAAAGCTTATGGACGGGGTTTAGCAGAACGCCCGCAAGTTTTGGCGCTGAACAAAATTGATGCAGTTGATCGGGAAACTGTCGATTTGGAGGCATTAGCTACCCAACTTAATCATCTCTCCTACGCTCCGGTTTTTGTGATTTCAGCAGTTACCCGCACCGGGTTAGAGCCGATGTTACAAGAAATCTGGGGAATTCTCGACCAAATGAAGGTTCCTCAAGAAGTGGAAGTATTTAGCTGA
- a CDS encoding Mo-dependent nitrogenase C-terminal domain-containing protein, producing the protein MTSTVQSPYSNEQIAAWLRGLLTIAWADGNFDAQEQELIASITKNELAPKIQCDSLEVITPEELAAVLGKGTPAAENFLRTAIMVAIADGTYSPSEDQVLHQFCQALEQPENLLEALRHTLEHPQLTPAIASPELTKRQIDALHPLRDWLDRLDIQDPRVARFLCKMIPSQCPFERDVTLFGRKIVHIPPMCKINPLYEQLVGLRFRALSYLADKCGEDVSPYI; encoded by the coding sequence ATGACAAGTACCGTTCAATCCCCCTACAGCAACGAACAGATTGCCGCTTGGTTGCGTGGGCTGCTCACCATTGCTTGGGCAGATGGTAATTTTGATGCCCAAGAACAAGAATTAATTGCCAGCATCACCAAAAATGAATTAGCTCCTAAGATTCAATGCGATTCACTAGAGGTAATTACACCAGAAGAATTAGCCGCAGTCTTGGGTAAAGGTACACCAGCAGCGGAAAATTTCTTAAGGACTGCGATCATGGTAGCGATCGCAGATGGCACTTATTCTCCCAGCGAAGATCAGGTTCTGCATCAGTTCTGCCAAGCCTTAGAACAGCCAGAAAATTTACTAGAAGCCCTTCGTCACACCCTAGAACATCCACAGCTTACTCCCGCTATCGCCAGCCCTGAGCTTACAAAGCGTCAAATTGATGCACTACACCCCCTGCGCGACTGGCTGGATCGGCTAGATATCCAAGACCCAAGAGTAGCCCGCTTTTTGTGTAAAATGATTCCCTCCCAGTGTCCCTTTGAGCGGGATGTCACTTTATTTGGACGAAAGATTGTCCACATACCGCCGATGTGTAAAATCAACCCCTTGTATGAGCAACTGGTGGGCTTACGTTTCCGCGCCCTCTCTTATCTAGCAGATAAATGTGGTGAAGATGTTTCACCATATATTTAG
- a CDS encoding class I SAM-dependent methyltransferase, whose protein sequence is MNKTKVHLGVIQETLLIPLWARACELQAADPIIVDPKSSEILAAIDYEFDKFTTAKSSQIACCLRGTILDNWVRTYLNQHPQGSVIEIGAGLNTRFERVDNGKVCWLDIDLPDVMVLRRQFFEETERRKLIAASVLDTNWIEHVKSTTKQPVMFVAEGVLQYFNEQEVKLLFANLLQYFPGSWFAFDSLSPLIVKNQKHHDSLKYTSAKFDWSISNIHKIKDWNSRYEVMEVCNYANLPTKYRRRFSLMNRLLMLFPPLCDSSRLALVKLGSL, encoded by the coding sequence ATGAATAAAACCAAAGTTCACCTCGGTGTCATTCAAGAAACACTACTAATTCCCCTCTGGGCTAGAGCTTGTGAGCTTCAGGCAGCAGATCCAATTATAGTAGACCCGAAATCATCTGAGATTCTTGCAGCGATAGACTACGAATTTGATAAATTTACTACTGCTAAATCTTCTCAGATAGCCTGTTGTTTACGAGGAACTATCCTCGACAACTGGGTACGCACCTACCTGAATCAACATCCACAAGGTTCCGTTATCGAGATTGGTGCAGGACTAAACACACGCTTTGAGCGAGTGGATAACGGCAAGGTTTGCTGGCTTGACATAGATTTACCGGATGTCATGGTTCTGCGACGACAGTTTTTTGAGGAAACGGAACGCCGTAAATTAATTGCGGCTTCTGTCCTAGATACCAATTGGATTGAGCATGTAAAGTCCACTACTAAACAACCTGTTATGTTTGTCGCCGAAGGCGTATTGCAGTATTTCAATGAACAGGAAGTGAAACTATTGTTTGCGAATCTTTTGCAGTATTTTCCTGGTTCATGGTTTGCCTTTGATTCCTTGTCACCGCTAATTGTGAAGAATCAGAAACACCATGACTCACTCAAATACACCTCGGCAAAATTTGATTGGAGTATCTCAAATATTCATAAGATTAAAGACTGGAATTCCCGTTATGAAGTCATGGAAGTCTGTAATTATGCCAATCTACCAACTAAATATCGCCGACGTTTTTCTCTAATGAATCGTTTACTGATGTTATTTCCTCCTCTGTGCGATTCGTCTCGTTTGGCATTAGTTAAATTAGGTTCGCTCTAA
- a CDS encoding glutamate--cysteine ligase, which translates to MFLFGIEHEVAFLNKEGKFADFSHTKFADFNQIIERLPTYPSDYPQLRVGDAGIKMKRWYIEGFERFADSDKVIDCHGKGIEIRTTIHSDIQGAITELSESFHLLCEVAGSFGFSPVLVSFNPYNPVFEPHPPLNDYEIRQLQADPDEQTANIHMMSYGPDLNISVADLSTERVIDIGRKLTYYSPYIVPFSYSSPFYKGGLWDGLSVRTFIRTGKRPAALVFVQKKEELIDSTPSLTKIARIPAEVGRIEFKACDSCDNFLIYAALLALLKGLVLDESLLGRATVPDAALHQLSAKEGFDNEDIFGNATKVLQAAEVALGDDADVHYLTPLKVMLAKRKTKSHELIEMFHRVSSIEEVIRQTYQV; encoded by the coding sequence ATGTTTTTATTTGGTATTGAGCATGAAGTCGCTTTCCTGAACAAAGAAGGAAAGTTTGCTGATTTTTCTCACACAAAATTTGCTGATTTCAATCAAATTATTGAAAGGCTACCCACATACCCCAGCGACTATCCTCAACTACGCGTCGGGGATGCGGGTATTAAGATGAAGAGATGGTACATTGAGGGATTTGAAAGATTTGCAGATTCCGACAAGGTGATAGACTGTCATGGTAAAGGTATCGAAATTAGAACGACTATTCACTCTGATATTCAAGGCGCTATTACTGAATTATCAGAAAGTTTTCACTTGCTATGTGAGGTTGCTGGTAGCTTTGGTTTCTCACCAGTTTTAGTCAGTTTTAATCCATACAATCCGGTTTTTGAACCTCATCCCCCATTAAACGATTATGAAATCAGACAGCTACAGGCTGATCCTGATGAACAAACTGCTAATATTCACATGATGTCATACGGCCCAGATTTAAATATTTCAGTGGCAGATTTGTCTACTGAACGTGTAATTGATATTGGCAGAAAGTTAACTTATTATAGTCCTTATATTGTCCCTTTTAGTTATAGTTCCCCTTTTTATAAGGGAGGTTTATGGGATGGGCTATCAGTACGAACGTTTATCAGAACTGGAAAAAGACCAGCAGCCTTAGTTTTTGTTCAGAAAAAGGAAGAACTGATTGATAGCACACCTTCCTTAACAAAAATTGCCCGCATTCCGGCTGAAGTGGGACGCATTGAATTTAAGGCTTGTGATAGTTGTGATAACTTTTTAATCTACGCAGCTTTACTGGCATTATTAAAAGGTTTGGTGTTAGATGAATCCTTGCTGGGTAGAGCAACTGTACCCGATGCAGCATTACACCAACTTTCTGCAAAAGAAGGGTTTGATAACGAGGATATTTTTGGGAATGCGACAAAAGTCTTGCAAGCGGCCGAAGTTGCCTTGGGAGATGATGCAGATGTTCATTATTTAACGCCATTAAAAGTAATGCTGGCGAAGCGAAAAACAAAATCACATGAATTAATAGAAATGTTTCATCGTGTAAGTTCTATAGAAGAGGTAATAAGGCAGACTTATCAAGTTTAG
- a CDS encoding Dps family protein → MRSINIGLTEEQRQGVINLLNQDLADAYLLLVKTKKYHWDVVGPQFRSLHQLWEEHYQTLTLNIDALAERIRALGGYPVGTLEGFLKIASLKEHAGNVPTATGMVSNLVNDHEQVIRNLRDHVDQSGDQFHDQGTADFLTGLMEQHEEMAWMLRSFIEGEALGPDGRQPAEGAKTPVGV, encoded by the coding sequence ATGCGTTCGATAAACATTGGTTTGACTGAAGAACAGCGTCAAGGTGTAATTAATCTGTTAAATCAAGATTTGGCAGATGCCTATCTACTGTTGGTGAAAACCAAAAAGTATCACTGGGATGTCGTTGGGCCTCAGTTCCGCTCTTTGCACCAGCTTTGGGAAGAACACTACCAAACGCTGACTCTAAATATTGATGCTTTGGCAGAGCGGATTCGTGCTTTGGGCGGTTATCCAGTTGGCACATTGGAAGGATTTCTCAAGATTGCTAGCCTCAAGGAACATGCTGGTAATGTTCCCACAGCAACGGGAATGGTATCTAATCTAGTGAATGATCATGAGCAAGTTATTCGTAACTTAAGAGACCATGTGGATCAGTCTGGTGACCAGTTCCACGATCAGGGAACTGCTGACTTTCTGACTGGACTGATGGAACAGCATGAGGAAATGGCTTGGATGTTACGTTCATTCATTGAAGGCGAAGCACTAGGCCCAGATGGTAGACAGCCAGCAGAAGGGGCTAAGACTCCTGTAGGTGTGTAG
- a CDS encoding ChaB family protein: MSEVYKAERTISAVFKEQKQIDDVIRRLLDRGVPRDHISVMGRNFQSETRIAGFISKKDVILGGLRTGAVFGSLFGSFLSLLTGVGVLFIPFVGPIVAAGPIGAVLLGAASGAIAGSAGAGLVSVLTTLGMPEDKAAIYQTRLQAGEFLVMAEVPSDRAGEFQLLLESAGGEEIHTIEKTFARPCPGQCNSPQDLSPEVRAHLSDEAQRTFIERYNTVFNEKNDEFTAEQAAWESVHQQYDEDENGVWSKAKVKA; the protein is encoded by the coding sequence GTGTCAGAAGTATATAAAGCAGAACGGACTATCTCTGCTGTATTTAAAGAACAGAAGCAAATTGATGACGTGATTCGGCGGTTATTAGACAGGGGTGTGCCTAGAGATCATATTTCGGTCATGGGTAGAAATTTCCAGTCCGAAACTAGAATCGCTGGCTTTATTAGTAAAAAAGATGTGATTCTGGGAGGTTTGAGAACAGGAGCGGTTTTTGGTTCCTTGTTCGGTTCCTTTCTCAGCTTGCTTACGGGTGTAGGCGTACTGTTTATTCCCTTTGTCGGCCCAATCGTGGCAGCAGGGCCTATTGGTGCAGTGCTGTTGGGGGCTGCTAGTGGAGCGATCGCAGGTAGTGCAGGCGCCGGTCTAGTATCGGTTCTAACTACTTTGGGGATGCCAGAAGATAAAGCGGCTATCTACCAAACCCGCTTACAAGCTGGCGAGTTCTTGGTGATGGCAGAAGTACCGAGCGATCGCGCTGGCGAATTTCAATTGTTGCTCGAAAGTGCTGGTGGCGAAGAAATTCATACAATTGAAAAAACCTTTGCTCGTCCTTGTCCTGGACAGTGCAACAGCCCACAAGACTTGTCTCCTGAAGTTCGCGCTCATCTTTCTGATGAAGCTCAACGCACATTTATTGAGCGCTATAACACTGTCTTCAATGAGAAAAATGACGAGTTCACTGCTGAACAAGCCGCTTGGGAGTCTGTTCATCAGCAATATGATGAAGATGAAAACGGCGTTTGGTCAAAAGCTAAGGTTAAAGCCTAA